The genomic segment AAGAGATCAAGTGAGTTTGCTGTTCATCCAGTTTTCCAATCGTTTCTGATTCATGTCCAGCTCCTTCTTCAAGAAGCGCCTTTCTCCCATCAAGCCCGGCGATCCCATCGATTACAAGGATGTGGATCTGCTGAAGAAATTCATCACAGAGCGCGGCAAAATCTTGCCTCG from the Synechococcus sp. UW179A genome contains:
- the rpsR gene encoding 30S ribosomal protein S18 produces the protein MSSSFFKKRLSPIKPGDPIDYKDVDLLKKFITERGKILPRRLTGLTAKQQRDLTNAVKRARIVALLPFVNPEG